From the Streptomyces sp. NBC_00390 genome, the window CCGACGCGCCGCACACCGTCCCCCAGGAGCGGCAACTGCACTCGGCGCAAGGGCGACCGCGCCCGTCCGCACCGCGCCACCCCGCTCCCCCACCGTCCCCGGCAGGGGCCTATCGTGGCCGCATGGCGAACCCGCAGGAGCGCGGACATCACCGCGAGATCGAGTCCATCGAGGCGTTCGACGAGATTGCCGCGGGAGGCTCGCTCGTCGGGTACCGGGTGCAGTCCGTCGATCTGTCGCACCGTACGTTCGCCCTGCTCAGCTGCGACTGCGCGGACGCCGTGTTCCTCGGCTGCCGTATGAACGCCGACGCCGACGCCAAGGTCCGCGGCGACGGCGCGCTCGTGTTCCCGCCCGTGCCGGGACTGCCCTTCGATCCGTACCGGGGGCGGCTGTACTCCCCCGAAGAGCTCTTCACCGGCCTTGCCGACCGCGGCTACGACGCCACGCCCGACGCCGGCGCCTACCAGTGGTTCCAGTCCACCAAGGCCGACGGCGACATCTACGCCTCGATGCTCCGCTCGATCCACGACGACGCGATCTCCGACGCCCTGGACGAACTCCTTGTCGGCGCACGGGTCGTGGGTGTGATGGGCGGGCATGCGATGGCCCGTGGCACCGACGCGTACGCCGGGGCCGCCCGGCTCGGCCGGGCACTGGCCCGGGACGGGTTCACGGTGGCGACCGGCGGCGGGCCCGGTGCGATGGAGGCCGCCAACCTGGGCGCCTACGCCGCTCCACAGCCCGACGAGATGCTTCACGACGCCCTCCAACTCCTCGCCAAGGCACCGTCCTTCGTCCCGTCCGTCTCCGAGTGGGCGCTCGCGGCCTTCGAAGTGCGGCACCGCTGGCCGCAGGGCGGCGACTCGGTGGGCATCCCCACCTGGTTCTACGGCCACGAGCCGCCGAACGCGTTCGCCGGGCACATCGCCAAGTACTTCGCCAACGCCACCCGCGAGGACGGTCTGCTGTCCCGCTCCTCCGCGGGCGTGATCTTCCTGCCGGGCGCGGCCGGCACCGTCCAGGAGATCTTCGACAACGCGACCCCGAACTACTACGAGTCCCGGGGCGAACCCACCCCCATGGTGCTCGTGAACCGTGCCCACTGGACCGAGCTGCTTCCCACCTGGCCGCTGCTCCAGTCGCTGGCCCGCGGCCGGTCGATGCAGACGCGCATCGCGCTGGTCGACTCGGTCGAAGAGGCCCCTGAGGCACTCGCGCGGCTGGCCGGGTAAGGAGCCCGCCGGCACCGTGGAAGGGCCGGCGGAAGCCTCCCCCTCCTGAACAAAGTCGCGTCACTCGGGCGGGAGCACGACCACCTCGGCCGGGTCGAACGCCACTCCCGCCTGAGCACCCTGCTCAGGGGCGTCCCTCAGTCCGCACTCCGCCTCCAGCGGCGGGGCGTTCTCGGGCTCCAGCCGCAGCGCGACATGCGTGCCCCGGAAGACACGGGACGTCACCGCACACCGCAGGCCGTCGGGCGAAGGCAGCACCCGCACTCCGGACGGGCGGATCAGCAGGCGGCACGGGCCCTGCGGCGAGCCCTTCGGCACCGGAACCCTGCCCCACACCGTGTCCGCCGCCGCGCCGTGCACGGTCGCGGGGACGACATTGTCGAAGCCGAGGAAGCGCGCGACGAACTCCGACGCAGGGTGGCGCCACACCTCCAGCGGCGTGCCCGTCTGGGCGATCCGTCCGTCGCGCATGACGACCACACGGTCGGCGAGCGCGAAGGCCTCGCTCTGGTCGTGGGTGACGGCGAGCACCGTTGTGCCCAACCGGCCGAAGAGGCCGCGCAGTTCGACGACGAGCCGCTCCCGCAGCCCCCGGTCCAGCTGGCCCAGGGGTTCGTCGAGCATCAGCAGCCTCGGCTCCGGTGCCAGCGCCCGGGCGAGCGCGACCCGCTGCTGCTCACCCCCGGACAGCGACGACACCGCCCGCCCAGCGGCACCCGGCAGCCCGACCAGCTCCAGCAACTCGGCCACCCGGCGGGCCTGTTCGGCGCGGCGGACTCCGTGCATCCGCAGCCCGAAGGCGACGTTGCCCCCGACATCGCGCTGCGGGAACAACTGGTGGTCCTGGAACATCAGGCCCACTCCGCGCCGGTGTGCCGGCACGCCCCTCTGGTCCGCGCCGCCGAGCAGGACCCGTCCGTGGTCGATGTCCTGCAGTCCGGCGACTGCCCTCAGCAGGGTGGACTTGCCGCTGCCGCTCGGTCCGAGAACGCATACGGTCTCGTGCTCGGTGACCTCCAGGTCCACCGAGTCGA encodes:
- a CDS encoding ABC transporter ATP-binding protein, which produces MAMLRLSDVSVRFGARAALDSVDLEVTEHETVCVLGPSGSGKSTLLRAVAGLQDIDHGRVLLGGADQRGVPAHRRGVGLMFQDHQLFPQRDVGGNVAFGLRMHGVRRAEQARRVAELLELVGLPGAAGRAVSSLSGGEQQRVALARALAPEPRLLMLDEPLGQLDRGLRERLVVELRGLFGRLGTTVLAVTHDQSEAFALADRVVVMRDGRIAQTGTPLEVWRHPASEFVARFLGFDNVVPATVHGAAADTVWGRVPVPKGSPQGPCRLLIRPSGVRVLPSPDGLRCAVTSRVFRGTHVALRLEPENAPPLEAECGLRDAPEQGAQAGVAFDPAEVVVLPPE
- a CDS encoding LOG family protein translates to MANPQERGHHREIESIEAFDEIAAGGSLVGYRVQSVDLSHRTFALLSCDCADAVFLGCRMNADADAKVRGDGALVFPPVPGLPFDPYRGRLYSPEELFTGLADRGYDATPDAGAYQWFQSTKADGDIYASMLRSIHDDAISDALDELLVGARVVGVMGGHAMARGTDAYAGAARLGRALARDGFTVATGGGPGAMEAANLGAYAAPQPDEMLHDALQLLAKAPSFVPSVSEWALAAFEVRHRWPQGGDSVGIPTWFYGHEPPNAFAGHIAKYFANATREDGLLSRSSAGVIFLPGAAGTVQEIFDNATPNYYESRGEPTPMVLVNRAHWTELLPTWPLLQSLARGRSMQTRIALVDSVEEAPEALARLAG